One Sodalis praecaptivus DNA segment encodes these proteins:
- the glnL gene encoding nitrogen regulation protein NR(II) — MATGTLPEAGQILNSLITSILLLDNDLAVHYANPAAQQLLAQSSRKLFGTPLPELLGYFSLNVELMRESLDAGQGFTDNEVTLVVDGRAHILSLTAQRLPEETILMELAPMDNQRRLSQEQLQHAQQVAARDLVRGLAHEIKNPLGGLRGAAQLLAKALPDPALTEYTKVIIEQADRLRNLVDRLLGPQQPGMHVTQSIHQVCERVFKLVSLEMPDNVTLVRDYDPSLPELTHDPDQMEQVLLNITRNSLQALGEEGGTITLRTRTAFQLTLHGVRYRLVARIDIEDDGPGIPAQLQDTLFYPMVSGREGGTGLGLSIARSLIDQNSGKIEFNSWPGHTEFSVYLPIRQ, encoded by the coding sequence ATGGCAACCGGCACACTGCCCGAAGCTGGGCAGATCCTTAATTCGCTCATCACTAGTATTTTGCTGCTGGATAATGATCTGGCGGTGCACTACGCCAACCCGGCGGCGCAGCAGTTGCTGGCGCAAAGCTCACGTAAGCTGTTCGGCACACCGCTGCCCGAACTGCTGGGCTATTTCTCCCTCAATGTCGAGCTGATGCGCGAAAGCCTGGACGCCGGCCAGGGTTTTACCGATAACGAAGTGACGCTGGTGGTAGACGGCAGGGCGCACATCCTGTCGCTGACCGCGCAGCGGCTGCCGGAAGAGACTATTCTGATGGAGCTGGCGCCGATGGATAACCAACGCCGTCTTAGCCAAGAGCAGCTCCAGCACGCCCAACAGGTCGCGGCGCGGGATCTGGTGCGCGGCCTCGCCCATGAGATCAAAAATCCCCTCGGCGGGCTGCGCGGCGCGGCGCAGCTGCTGGCCAAGGCGCTGCCCGACCCGGCGTTGACGGAATACACCAAAGTGATCATCGAGCAGGCCGATCGGCTGCGCAACTTGGTCGACCGCTTATTGGGTCCCCAACAGCCCGGGATGCACGTCACGCAAAGTATTCATCAAGTCTGCGAACGGGTGTTTAAGCTGGTGTCGCTTGAAATGCCGGATAATGTCACCCTGGTGCGGGATTATGATCCCAGCCTGCCGGAGTTGACCCACGATCCGGATCAGATGGAGCAGGTATTGCTGAATATCACCCGCAACTCGCTACAGGCGCTGGGGGAGGAGGGCGGCACCATTACCCTCAGAACGCGTACCGCCTTCCAACTGACGCTGCACGGGGTTCGTTACCGGCTGGTGGCGCGCATTGATATCGAGGACGACGGCCCGGGGATCCCGGCGCAATTGCAGGATACGCTGTTTTATCCCATGGTCAGCGGCCGCGAAGGGGGCACCGGCCTGGGCCTCTCCATCGCCCGCAGTCTGATCGATCAGAATTCAGGAAAGATTGAATTTAACAGTTGGCCGGGACATACCGAATTTTCGGTATACCTGCCTATTCGCCAGTGA
- the hemN gene encoding oxygen-independent coproporphyrinogen III oxidase, with protein MKSLPAIEWDSALIQKYNYSGPRYTSYPTALEFSQEYDDAAFATATRRYPERPLSLYVHIPFCHKLCYFCGCNKIVTRHGAKVDDYLDTLAREIRARAPLFAGRHVSQMHWGGGTPTFLSVAQTARLMALLREHFSFAADAELSIEIDPRDIPLDLIDDLQRQGFNRISVGVQDFNGEVQRLINREQDEALIFGLIERATRLGFRSTNIDLIYGLPRQTRDRFAYTLQRVIALGPQRLSVFNYAHMPSLFAAQRKFKDADLPDAGQKLALLQHSIMTLTDAGYQFIGMDHFARPDDELALAQRAGRLHRNFQGYTTQGECDLLGLGLSAISMIGDHYAQNQKVMRSYRDAVERQGNGLWRGVALSRDDCLRRDVIKALICQFRLDFNVIETAYGIQFTDYFAEDLAQMAPLVEDGLVTMSAGALEITARGRLLVRNICMCFDAYLRASQRQRQFSRVI; from the coding sequence GTGAAATCACTGCCAGCAATCGAATGGGATTCGGCCCTCATTCAGAAATACAACTACTCCGGGCCGCGCTATACCTCCTATCCCACCGCGCTTGAATTCAGCCAAGAGTATGATGACGCGGCGTTTGCCACGGCGACGCGCCGTTATCCCGAGCGGCCGCTGTCGCTGTATGTCCATATCCCGTTCTGTCACAAGCTGTGCTACTTCTGCGGCTGCAATAAGATAGTCACCCGCCATGGCGCGAAGGTCGATGATTATCTCGATACGCTGGCGCGGGAAATTCGCGCGCGGGCGCCATTGTTCGCCGGCAGGCACGTCAGCCAAATGCATTGGGGCGGCGGGACGCCGACCTTTTTGTCGGTGGCGCAGACAGCGCGGTTAATGGCGCTGCTGCGGGAGCACTTCTCTTTTGCTGCCGACGCCGAGCTGTCCATTGAAATCGATCCGCGGGATATCCCGCTGGATCTCATTGATGATTTGCAGCGCCAAGGGTTCAATCGTATCAGCGTCGGCGTGCAGGATTTTAATGGCGAGGTGCAGCGCCTTATCAATCGCGAGCAGGACGAAGCGCTGATTTTTGGTCTAATCGAGCGCGCCACCCGTCTGGGATTCCGCTCGACCAACATTGATTTGATTTACGGTCTGCCGCGCCAAACGCGCGATCGCTTCGCTTACACGTTGCAGCGGGTCATCGCGCTTGGGCCGCAGCGTTTAAGCGTGTTCAATTATGCCCATATGCCGTCGCTATTTGCCGCGCAGCGCAAGTTTAAAGACGCGGATTTGCCCGACGCCGGGCAAAAACTGGCCCTGTTGCAGCACAGTATTATGACCCTCACCGACGCGGGCTATCAGTTTATCGGCATGGACCATTTTGCCCGGCCGGACGATGAACTGGCGCTGGCGCAGCGGGCGGGGCGGCTGCACCGCAATTTTCAGGGGTATACCACCCAGGGCGAGTGCGATCTGCTGGGATTGGGTTTATCAGCGATAAGTATGATCGGCGACCATTATGCGCAAAATCAGAAAGTCATGCGCAGCTATCGCGATGCCGTTGAGCGGCAGGGCAACGGTTTGTGGCGTGGCGTGGCGCTCAGCCGCGACGATTGCCTGCGTCGGGATGTCATCAAAGCGCTAATTTGCCAGTTTCGCCTTGATTTCAATGTGATTGAAACGGCTTACGGTATCCAATTTACCGACTACTTTGCCGAGGATCTGGCGCAAATGGCGCCGCTGGTGGAGGACGGGCTGGTAACGATGAGCGCCGGCGCGCTGGAAATAACCGCCCGCGGCCGTCTGCTGGTGCGCAATATTTGCATGTGTTTCGATGCTTATCTACGCGCCAGCCAGCGCCAGCGTCAGTTTTCCCGGGTGATCTAA
- the glnG gene encoding nitrogen regulation protein NR(I), translating into MQRGIVWIVDDDSSIRWVLERALTGAGLTCTTFEGGSQVLDALATQTPDVLLSDIRMPGMDGLALLKQIKQRHPMLPVIIMTAHSDLDAAVSAYQQGAFDYLPKPFDIDEAVALVERAVSHYLEQQQPPRSQPASGPTADIIGEAPAMQDVFRIIGRLSRSSISVLINGESGTGKELVAHALHRHSPRAKAPFIALNMAAIPKDLIESELFGHEKGAFTGANQIRQGRFEQADGGTLFLDEIGDMPLDVQTRLLRVLADGQFYRVGGYAPVKVDVRIIAATHQNLELRVQEGRFREDLFHRLNVIRVHLPPLRERREDIPRLARYFLQVAARELGVEPKNLHPETETALTRLPWPGNVRQLENTCRWLTVMAAGQEVLIQDLPPELFETTAPDNVVQSLPDSWATLLAQWADRALRSGHQNLLSEAQPEMERTLLTTALRHTQGHKQEAARLLGWGRNTLTRKLKELGME; encoded by the coding sequence ATGCAACGAGGGATAGTCTGGATCGTCGACGACGATAGCTCCATCCGCTGGGTGCTTGAACGCGCACTCACTGGGGCCGGGTTGACCTGCACCACCTTTGAAGGTGGCAGCCAGGTGCTGGACGCGCTCGCCACCCAAACGCCGGACGTGCTGTTGTCCGATATTCGCATGCCCGGCATGGACGGGTTGGCATTGCTAAAACAAATCAAACAGCGTCACCCGATGCTGCCGGTCATCATCATGACCGCCCACTCCGATCTGGATGCCGCAGTAAGCGCCTATCAGCAAGGGGCGTTTGACTATTTACCGAAACCGTTCGATATCGACGAAGCGGTGGCGCTGGTGGAACGCGCCGTCAGCCACTACCTGGAACAGCAGCAGCCGCCCCGCAGTCAGCCCGCCAGCGGTCCCACCGCCGACATCATCGGCGAGGCGCCGGCGATGCAGGATGTGTTCCGCATCATCGGCCGGCTATCGCGCTCGTCTATCAGCGTCCTTATCAACGGCGAGTCCGGCACCGGCAAAGAATTGGTGGCCCACGCCCTGCATCGCCATAGTCCACGCGCCAAGGCGCCGTTTATCGCGCTCAACATGGCGGCGATCCCGAAGGATTTGATTGAGTCGGAATTATTCGGCCATGAAAAAGGGGCGTTTACCGGCGCCAATCAAATCCGTCAGGGCCGTTTCGAGCAGGCCGACGGCGGCACGCTGTTTCTGGACGAAATCGGCGATATGCCGCTGGATGTGCAAACCCGCCTGCTACGTGTATTGGCAGACGGTCAGTTCTACCGCGTCGGCGGCTATGCGCCGGTCAAAGTGGATGTGCGGATCATCGCCGCCACCCACCAGAACCTGGAACTGCGCGTGCAGGAAGGCCGCTTTCGCGAGGATTTATTCCATCGCCTGAACGTGATCCGGGTCCATCTGCCGCCGCTGCGCGAGCGACGGGAAGATATTCCCCGGCTGGCGCGGTATTTCCTGCAGGTGGCGGCCAGGGAGCTGGGCGTAGAGCCGAAAAATCTGCACCCGGAAACCGAAACCGCGCTGACCCGCCTCCCCTGGCCGGGGAACGTGCGCCAGTTGGAAAATACCTGCCGCTGGTTGACGGTAATGGCCGCCGGACAAGAAGTACTGATTCAGGATTTGCCGCCGGAGCTGTTTGAAACCACCGCGCCGGATAACGTGGTGCAATCGCTGCCGGATAGCTGGGCCACGCTGCTGGCGCAGTGGGCGGATCGCGCGTTGCGCTCCGGCCACCAGAACCTGCTGTCGGAAGCGCAGCCGGAGATGGAACGCACCTTGTTGACCACCGCGCTGCGCCATACCCAGGGCCACAAGCAAGAAGCGGCCCGTTTGCTCGGCTGGGGCCGCAACACGCTGACGCGCAAGTTAAAAGAGCTTGGGATGGAGTAA
- a CDS encoding YshB family small membrane protein, with product MLQTIIAFVTQGLDAVVNAGHAPQTALAAVMCAALINSLN from the coding sequence ATGTTGCAGACCATTATCGCTTTCGTGACGCAGGGATTGGACGCGGTTGTCAATGCGGGGCACGCCCCACAGACGGCGCTGGCGGCGGTCATGTGCGCCGCGCTCATCAATTCACTGAATTGA